From the genome of Streptomyces sp. NBC_01304:
AGGAACCTCGGCGCCAAGCTCCACGTGTGGTGCGACATGCCGGAACTCCAGACCGAACAGCAGGTCGCGGCCGGCCTGCGCGAGCCGCTGCGGATGCTCGCCCAGCAGGTCTGGGGCTCGCCCCGGCCGGCCAGGACCTGGGCCCGGTACCAGCCCCTGATCAACAGGATCGGCCGCAGTCCGGGCTGGCCCCGCGCCCTGAAGGACTGACTACCCGGACCGAGCCGTCAGCCCCGCTTCCTCGCGACGATCCCGAACGTCGACGACGGGAAGAACCGCTCGCCGACGGCCTGCAGCCCGCCGTTCTGGGTGGACCAGTAGCGCTGCACCCGTACGTCCTCGAAGGAAGCGGCGAGGAGCGTCCGCAGCGCCTCCTCGTCCACGCCGTCACGCACGACGTGGTACTCGACCATGTCGGCTTCCTTCGTCTCGTCGAACACCCCGCGGAACCGCCGCAGTTGGGTGTCCAGACCCCGCCGGAAACTGCCCTGCCCGAGACGCCAGAGGTAGTACGCCCCCTTGTCGAGCCGCATCGACGTGCGGGTCCGGCGCGGGTACCAGAGCGGGTCCTGGACGCTCAGGAACGATCCGCCGGGCACGATGCGCTCGACGAGACCGGACACGGTCGCCAGGTAGTCGGGAATGTGGTGCAGGACGGAGATGCAGACGGCGGCGTCCAGCTCACCGACCTTGCTGACGCTCGTCCCGTCCGGGTCGTGCACCACCGTGACGCCCGGGTTGTGCCGGAAGCGCTGGCGCAGGACCCGCGCGCTCGGCTCGCTCATCTCGGTCACGGTCACCTGGGCGCCGGCCGCCACCAGGTGGTCGGTGAACGTGCCGTGCCCCGCGCCCAGTTCGAGCAGCCGGCACTGCCCGTTGCGGTCGATGGTCTCGCTGACCACGGCCTGCAGCTGATCGATGATCCGATCACGGAGCCCTTGATGACGGATGTGCGGAGAGCCCTTGGCGTAGTCGTGGTCCGTGCCGTGGGCGAGTTCCTGGAGATCGCCCATCGTGCGGGCCACTGTCGTGTCGGTCATAGCGGAACAGTATGAGTACGACATTGATCGTTATCGGCCGTATTCAACGGCCGTCCGGAACTTCACACGATCAGCCCCGGCCACCTGGGACGACTCGGAATCAGGCCTAGGACTTGTCGAAATACGGCCCCTGGGACCGTGGCGCAGCTCGCAGCTCGGCCCAGATCGTCTTGCGCGGGACCTGCCCGTCCGACACACCCCACCGCTCGGCGAGGGCGTCGACGATGAGCAGGCCCCGCCCGGACTCCCCGTCCGGGGCCGGGCGTGGGGATGTGCTCGCGGGCGGTCGCCGGTCGTGGCGGGTGTCGGTGACCTCGATCCGGAGTACGTCGCCGTCGAGGAACAGGCCCAACTCGAAGTCACGGCCCGGTACGCGACCGTGGAACACGGCGTTCGCGGCGAGCTCGGCGACGACGAGCTCCGCGTCTTCGCTGGGCACGCCCCAGTCGTGGAACTGCGCCACGGCAAGCAGCCGGGCCAGGCGGGCGCCGCGCGGGGTTGCCGACAGGCGTTGTACGAAGGCGAGTTGGGCGGTGCGTGCGTTCATGCCTCAACGGTGGCGAGCGCGGCGCGGGGCGCGCCAGGTTCAACGTCCGTACTCCCGGGCGGAGTACGGACGCGCGCCCTGGACAGTACAGCGACCGTCCCGTAACCCTGAGTGAGATCACCGCACTCCGGGAGGTGGCCCGTGGCCTGGGAGAACGAACCCGAGTCCTCGGACAGCATGCGCACGTTCGGCGCGGTCGTCAGGGCGATGCGCGAACATCACGGCATGACCCGGGAGGAGCTCGGGGCCATAGTCCACCTGTCCAAGCACTCGGTCGAGTCCATCGAGCGCGGGCGGCGCCTCGCCGACCAGGCGTTCGCGGACGCGGCGGACGCGGCGCTCGGCGGTACGGGGGCCATCCGTGAGGCGTTCCGGAACGTGACGCGGGAGCGGGGGCTGGCCTCATGGTTCAAGAAGTGGGCGGGACTTGAGCCCCGGGCGATCAGCCTGTGCACGTACGAGTGCCGGATGGTACCCGGGCTGCTTCAGACCCCCGCGTACGCGACCACGCTCTTCACCGAGCAGCTGCCGCCGCTCAACGACAACCAGGTCGAGGCGCAACTGGCAGCCCGTGCCGAGCGGCAGGAGCTGCTGCGGGAACGGCAGAACACCGCGTACAGCTTCATCCTCGAAGAGCATCTGTTCCGACGCCGTACGGGCGGGACGGAGGTGACGCTGGAGCTCATCGATCACGTGCTGGAGCTGGGCGAGCTGCGGAATGTGGAGCTGCAGGTGATGCCGCTGGTGCAGGAGCATCATGCGGGCCGGGACGGGCCCATTCGGCTGCTGGAGACCCCCGAGAACAAGTGGTTCGCGTACTGCGAGGGACAGGAGAGCGGCCAGTTCATCGCGGAACCCAAAGTCGTCAGCACGCTCCAGATGCGATATGCCAGGATGCGCACACAGGCTCTCACCCCAGAAGACTCGCAGGGCCTGCTGCAGAGCATCCGAGGAGCGCTATGAGCACCACCGAACTGGTCTGGTTCAAGAGCAGCTACAGCGGCGGCTCCGGCGACGACTGCGTCGAAGTCGCCCTCGACTGGCGGAAGTCGACGTACAGCGGCGGCGACGGCGACAGCTGCATAGAGATCGCCACCTGCCCCACCACCATCCACGTCCGCGACTCCAAGGACACGACGATCCCCAGCTTCCAGGTGGACCCAAGCGCCTGGCAGGCCTTCGTCGGCTACGCCGCCGCCCAGGCCTAGACCCGGGACCGGTACAGCCCGAACCGGGACAGCCGCACCCGCGACCGCGAGCGCAGCACGCGTACGCGCCACGAACGCGCCCGCACCGGCTTGGGCAGGAGCAGGATGCGGCTCGCCCCGACGGTGCCGGTCCGGGCCACCTCGGTCCAGCCCCGCGAGGTGCGCGCCTCCACCACGGCCGCCTCGATCTGCTGGCCGTGCCGGATGTCCTCGGCGAGGCGGATGCGGTCGACCTCGACGGGGCGGGCCAGATCCAGGCGGGTACCGGCGTCCCGGACCCGGGCGCCCCGGGCCAGGTCGACGGGCATCTCCCGGGCCAGGCGCTCCTGGAACTCGCGCAGCCGGGCCACGTCCGTGTCCGCGAACAGGCCCCGCCGGTCGGGCGGCACATTGACGAGCAGGACCCCGTTGCGGCCGACGGAGCGGAAGTAGCAGTCGGTCAACTCGTCCACGGGCTTGAGGGTTTGGCCCTCACGATGGAACCAGCCGTTCCGCAGAGAGACATCGCACTCGGCCGGCCACCACTGAAGATGCGCGGTCGTCGCGCGGGCCTTCGTCAGGGCACTGCGGCTGCCCATGTCGGGGACCTGGTGGGTGGGTGTCACTTCGGCGAGTCCCTGCCCGGAGTCCTTCGCGGGCACGACGCTCCACTCGTCCTCGCGGGCGAAGCCGTTCTCGTTGCCGACCCAGCGCACATCAGGACCGGTACTGGCGATCACGGCCTGTGGGGCCAGTGCGCGGATCAGGGCGAACCAGCTGTCCCAGTCGTACCGCTCGGTCCGGTCCGGCGGCAGGTGCGCCTCGGCTCCGTCGAACCAGACCTCGTGGATGGGGCCGTACTCGGTGAGGACTTCGTAGAGCTGGTTGAGCATCACCTCCCCGTAGTCGGTGGCCTCCATGGTGAAGGTGCGCGAGGGGGCGGGCGTGCGGTCGTCGTCCTCGACGAGGCCGGGAATCGTACGGGCGCTTCTGGCACTGCCGTTGGCGTACACCCCGGTCAGGAGCTGGTTCTCGTCGGCCGGGGAGAGATAGACCCCGACCTTGATGCCGTGCCGCCGCATGGAGTCCGCGAAGGACCGCAGCACATTGCCGCGCCCGTCCTGCCAGGGACTCGACGCGACACTGTGCCGCGAGTAGCGGGACGGGTAGAGCAGAAACCCGTCGTGGTGCTTGACGGTGAGGATCGCGAGCTTGAACCCGCCGTCGCGCAGTGCGCGGGCCCACTGGTCCGTGTCGAGGGCCGTGGGCAGGAACGCCTCGGGCTCCTCCTCGCCCGTGCCGTGTTCGAGCCCGGTGAAGGTGTTCATGCCGAAGTGCACGAAGGCCGTCCGCTCCAGGCGCTGCCAGGCGATCTGCCGTTCCGTCGGCCTGACCCGCGCGGCCTTGGCGGTCAGGGCGGCCCCGTCGTCCGTGGCGGTGACCGGGATGCGGATGCCGGGCTCCGGCCGCCCGTCGACGGCCGGAGCCGCGCCCACGGCGGCGAGACCGGGAACGGTGACGGCCGTGGCGACGACGAATTGGCGACGGCTCAGTGACACAAGGGCTCCAGGCGTGGGCGGCAGCTGCGGGAGTGAGGGCTCAGGACTTGTCGAAATACGGACGTTCCCGATGGCCGTCCTTGTCGTACGCGTTGTACAGATGTGCCGGAAGTGGCGTGTCCTCGCGCAGCGCCTTGAAGAGCGCCAGGCCCTCCTT
Proteins encoded in this window:
- a CDS encoding DUF397 domain-containing protein → MSTTELVWFKSSYSGGSGDDCVEVALDWRKSTYSGGDGDSCIEIATCPTTIHVRDSKDTTIPSFQVDPSAWQAFVGYAAAQA
- a CDS encoding ATP-binding protein, which codes for MNARTAQLAFVQRLSATPRGARLARLLAVAQFHDWGVPSEDAELVVAELAANAVFHGRVPGRDFELGLFLDGDVLRIEVTDTRHDRRPPASTSPRPAPDGESGRGLLIVDALAERWGVSDGQVPRKTIWAELRAAPRSQGPYFDKS
- a CDS encoding class I SAM-dependent methyltransferase: MTDTTVARTMGDLQELAHGTDHDYAKGSPHIRHQGLRDRIIDQLQAVVSETIDRNGQCRLLELGAGHGTFTDHLVAAGAQVTVTEMSEPSARVLRQRFRHNPGVTVVHDPDGTSVSKVGELDAAVCISVLHHIPDYLATVSGLVERIVPGGSFLSVQDPLWYPRRTRTSMRLDKGAYYLWRLGQGSFRRGLDTQLRRFRGVFDETKEADMVEYHVVRDGVDEEALRTLLAASFEDVRVQRYWSTQNGGLQAVGERFFPSSTFGIVARKRG
- a CDS encoding helix-turn-helix domain-containing protein — translated: MRTFGAVVRAMREHHGMTREELGAIVHLSKHSVESIERGRRLADQAFADAADAALGGTGAIREAFRNVTRERGLASWFKKWAGLEPRAISLCTYECRMVPGLLQTPAYATTLFTEQLPPLNDNQVEAQLAARAERQELLRERQNTAYSFILEEHLFRRRTGGTEVTLELIDHVLELGELRNVELQVMPLVQEHHAGRDGPIRLLETPENKWFAYCEGQESGQFIAEPKVVSTLQMRYARMRTQALTPEDSQGLLQSIRGAL
- a CDS encoding alpha-L-fucosidase; translation: MSLSRRQFVVATAVTVPGLAAVGAAPAVDGRPEPGIRIPVTATDDGAALTAKAARVRPTERQIAWQRLERTAFVHFGMNTFTGLEHGTGEEEPEAFLPTALDTDQWARALRDGGFKLAILTVKHHDGFLLYPSRYSRHSVASSPWQDGRGNVLRSFADSMRRHGIKVGVYLSPADENQLLTGVYANGSARSARTIPGLVEDDDRTPAPSRTFTMEATDYGEVMLNQLYEVLTEYGPIHEVWFDGAEAHLPPDRTERYDWDSWFALIRALAPQAVIASTGPDVRWVGNENGFAREDEWSVVPAKDSGQGLAEVTPTHQVPDMGSRSALTKARATTAHLQWWPAECDVSLRNGWFHREGQTLKPVDELTDCYFRSVGRNGVLLVNVPPDRRGLFADTDVARLREFQERLAREMPVDLARGARVRDAGTRLDLARPVEVDRIRLAEDIRHGQQIEAAVVEARTSRGWTEVARTGTVGASRILLLPKPVRARSWRVRVLRSRSRVRLSRFGLYRSRV